CAGTTCGGTAGGCTGTGAGAAACCGGATCGTAGGGGTTGGGTAACCCAACCCCTACACTCGCCAGACCAACTCGGCCTGGCAGTCGTTGATGCCCTTAACCGCAAAGATATTGAGCACTTGAATCGCTTGCGTGTGCAGCGCGAAGAATTCCTCAATTGGGTTTGGCCGGCGTTTCCTGCGAGTCGTCCGCCAAGTAACTTTCCGGGTGATTTTGCTTGGTCAAATATGAACAAGAAATGTAATACAGGTATGAAAAAGTGGATCGCCCGCTATGGTGGATATAACCTGAAGTTCGTGGGTATCCGCTTTGATCGACCCTCCGAAACTTACGACGGATTCCAACTTTTGCGTGGAACCGTTCTGACTTTACAGAACGCCGCTGGCGAAAAACGGGAATTGAAGATTCTCGGTTCGGTAGTTGTTAAAAACGAGAAATATAAGTTACTGAGTTACAAAGACTAATTACCGATATAGCGAAGTCCGGTGCGGTTAGGAAACCGCACCATAGGTGTCAATTTAGGGAGTTTCCATAGCATTTTGTAGCAATGTCTCTACACATGCCGCCCTTACAGGGCTTGGATCTTTGCCCAGACATGCTGCTATAAACATTGCGTCCTTACAGGACTGAAGAGGGTTTTTGAAGTCTTCAAGGTTTTCGCGTAGAATCCGGTTCGGTTAGGAAACCGAACCTACCGGCCCTGGGGCTGAGACGGTTGTTTTTTCTAAAATTGACGCTTATGGTGCGGTTAGGAAACCGCACCTACCGGCCTGGGGGAATTAGCATTACTGACATGGCACACTTATAGAGTGCTGAAAGGAACGGGAGAAAAAAATATGATGACGATTGCCGACGTTCAACGGCAGAATCGAGAAGCCGCCCAAAAACGGAAAAGGAAAGCGATCCGGATCGCCTGGGGTTTTGCAATCGGATTGCACGTTATCGGGATTATCGTTGGCGGTATTTACTTTATTCGGAAAACAGTGTTAGAGAAATACCACGACAAAGTAGATAGCGTTGTCTTGGAGGCATCAAAACCACAGCCGAAACGTCGTACACCGCCTCGTACAACACGAAAACCGACAAAACCGAAATTTTCTAAGATTCAAGCCCCGAAGGGACAGGCTGTCACAACGAGTGCTAAAATCCCGATGGGCAACGCGCGCTTCACGCTGCCGACGAGCGATGTGCCTACACGTCCGGTGATGGCACCGAGTGTCGCTGGCATCGGTAAAAATCTGTTCAGAACGACGCGACAACAGGCAAATATTGTTACAACGATGCCGAAGTTTGAGGTGCCGAAGTTTGAAAGCACCAGCTTAGTGTCGAGAATGGATATGGGAACAAATCTTGCACAAACGGAATTCAACGATCCGGGTAACTTAGAACTCGCCTCAGTCAACTTAGGTGAGGCAAAACAGTCGTTTAACAATTTCCTAAAAGCCGTTCGGGACCGGATCAAAGAGGTCCAACGTTTCCCGCCACGCGTGCGGAATCTTGACGATGGCACGACAACGACAGTTCGGTTCACGCTTTTCAAAGATGGAACCATTCAGAATCCAGTCGTCACGGATTCTTCTGGCGAGAAAGCACTTGATAACGCAGCCATCGCCGCAGTCCAAAACGCTGTGCCTTACCCACCTTTTCCTGAAGAACAAGAGGGGAATAGTTTGCGACTTGAAATACCAATTATTTTTGAATTAGCGAATTAATCCTATAGACATATCACCCCTCTGGGGTGAGGAAATGCCAAAGACTCTTCAGTGAAATGTTCAAAATTTGTTAGTAGCAACTTGGGTTAGAATAACGCAGGAAGGGACGACTTCATGTCGTCCCTTTTCTTATAGAGCGTCCCTCAACTACTTATCATCACTTATCATCCAAGTTATTTACTTTCTCTTGCTCTGCTAAAGTTTCTTGGAACTGACGCAGTGTTTGTTCACTTGGAAAGCGATGGAACAGAGCGTGCGCATAATCGACGAATTCATCCAGTGGTATACTTTCACCTGCCTTCACTTTCTTCTCAACTTTTACGATGATGTCAATCTCCGGAACATCTCCAAACTGTTCAATGAGTTGTTCACGAAAAAGTCTGGCATACTCTTCTGGATCATTGGTTTCCTCCAGAACGCCAAGTTTTTGAGGCGTTTCCCGATCCGGCCAGAGACGCTTCTGTGCATCGAGATAGGCGTTATACGCCTCAGCGGTGACATGCAACCCTTGTATTCTTTTCCGCTGATATTCTGCGATGGCGTGAACTTCTGGAATATCTCCAAATTGTTTAATAAGTACAGCGAGAAAATAGTCATTGCGTAAGAGGGGGTCTCTCGTCTTATACCACTTGTCTGGAATATAGATATCGTCAGTCTTTTCAGGTTCAGGTCGTTCTGCCATCAAACCGGACGCTTTTTCTGTATCTTCTTCGGTATTGCTACAACCGAAGAATGTGAGCAAACTCAGAAAGCATAAGAGATAAAAAAGGAAGCACGAAGTAACGCCTTTCATTTTTAACTGCTCCTTTCAGAAACTATTGTTTGGTTTAACAGTTCAGTCTGATAGGTATTCATACGGATCTATGCCCGAAGAGTCCATGTCTTCCATGTCTAATACCAGTACGCCTGGGGGAAGTATTCCGTCACTGACTTGGTCTCTAATTGTGTTATCAGCTCCTGAAATCTCAGATACATATTTAGTGCGTGTGCCATCAGGCAGTTGGGTATCTTCCCATTTGACATAAACAACATTCGGATAGTACAAATAGACTTTCCCAGTATCCATATCCATGGAAGTCCCAACAAAATCACGGTCGCCTTCATTCCATTTCTTAACGATAACGAGCCCCCACAATTCTCGCTGGGTCAACTCATTAATACGCACGGCTTTTTCTTTTGGTTGCAGCCAAACGACAGGAAAGGGAAAATCGGGCGGAACTTGGGGACGTTGAATTTTTTTCGACCCCAATACCGAACACCCACATATTATGGATAATCCAAATATGGCTAAAAGGTGCATGCGTAGCACTTGGCGATGTTTCGTAGATTTCATCTTTTAGTCTCCTTTGAGAAATTATTGTGGTCGTCACGGGAGTGTTGGCAGTTAAATCAGGTTTAAGAATCTCAAAGCGTTGATTTCTTGAGTTCCATAGGAAAACTCCGCTGCTCACGGTTGAATGCCGCAACTGCAGCCGCCTCTGTATCAAAATGTTCAAAGAGGCTAATGAGGCGGGTTAGGACGAGCAAGTTGCTGATTTTTTTCTCAACATTGATAATCCCGATGCGGCTTTTCTTCCGCGCTGCGACGGCGCGTGTATTGATCAGCATGCCGAGTCCGGAGCTGTCCATCTGGTTAACATGCTCGAAATTGATGAGAATACATGCTGCATTGGAGGCATCTAACTGCGCAGCGAGTTTCTCTCGCAATTCGGATACTGCGGTTCCAATTATCTTTCCATTCGGTTCTAAAATTACAACGCCACCCTTCAGGCGAATTGTTGTTGCCATCTGTTTTCTCCTTTTTTTACGAACGTTAAAAATAACAATTCATCATCCAGAAAATACCCGTTGTCTTAATTATAGAGATGAAACGGAAAAAGTTAAGGGTGTCTTGCAGAATTTTTAAGGAATTTAGAGAAAAATCACCCCAGCGCGTCAAGGATCGGCTCCGATGCAAAGGGGTTTCTATGCTACAGAGGCACACAGGAAACCAACGGTCTCCTACGCTACGAAAGATAACGTCCAACCAGAAACCTTAGGGCTATCTTAAAATCGTCAAATTGTCCAAAGTTTAGTATAAAAAGTAGGACTTACGGAAAATATGAGGCACAGCGGCGTGCTGGCGGGGTTCCAAACCTGTTAGAATGCAAACTTATCCCTATCCGCTTTCGCCTTTGTTTCATCGACGAACCGTAACAGCACCAATCCAACAATAAAGAAAATCATCAATGAAATGATGGCAAGACGAGCACTGCCGGTGATCTGTTCGATAACACCGAACGTTAGGGGTCCCCAAATTGAGGAAAACTTACTGAAGACAGAATAGAATCCGTAAAACTCTGCGCTTGCCTGTTCGGGAATCATCGCGCCGTAGAAGGAACGACTCAACGCCTGCGTTCCGCCGAGGACGATCCCGACAATCATTCCCAAAATAAAGAATTCTGTTGCGGTATGAATGAAATAGCCATAAGTAACAACGCCACTCCACAGAACTAAAGCGAACATTACGGAGCGCTTAGCACCAATACGGTTTGCGAGTCGACTGAAGATCAACGCGCCCGCTATTGCAACCACTTGAACAAGTAGGAGCGTCACCATCAGTGCCGTGGTTGTGAGTTTTAACTCTTCAGTGCCGTAAATGGTCGCCATGCTGGTAACGGTGTGAATCCCGTCGTTGTATATCATATAGGCGATGAGGAAGAGGGTGAGGTGTTTAAAGCGTCCGACGTGTTTCGCGGTTGAAAGCGTCCGACTGATGCCGAGGATGAGATAGGCGATAGGTTTGGGTTTGTTGCGGTGTGCTTCTGGAAGTTGATACGGTGTTTTTTCCTCTTTTAGGTATTTCAGCGTCAACA
The sequence above is a segment of the Candidatus Poribacteria bacterium genome. Coding sequences within it:
- a CDS encoding energy transducer TonB; this encodes MMTIADVQRQNREAAQKRKRKAIRIAWGFAIGLHVIGIIVGGIYFIRKTVLEKYHDKVDSVVLEASKPQPKRRTPPRTTRKPTKPKFSKIQAPKGQAVTTSAKIPMGNARFTLPTSDVPTRPVMAPSVAGIGKNLFRTTRQQANIVTTMPKFEVPKFESTSLVSRMDMGTNLAQTEFNDPGNLELASVNLGEAKQSFNNFLKAVRDRIKEVQRFPPRVRNLDDGTTTTVRFTLFKDGTIQNPVVTDSSGEKALDNAAIAAVQNAVPYPPFPEEQEGNSLRLEIPIIFELAN
- a CDS encoding STAS domain-containing protein; amino-acid sequence: MATTIRLKGGVVILEPNGKIIGTAVSELREKLAAQLDASNAACILINFEHVNQMDSSGLGMLINTRAVAARKKSRIGIINVEKKISNLLVLTRLISLFEHFDTEAAAVAAFNREQRSFPMELKKSTL
- a CDS encoding MFS transporter yields the protein LTLKYLKEEKTPYQLPEAHRNKPKPIAYLILGISRTLSTAKHVGRFKHLTLFLIAYMIYNDGIHTVTSMATIYGTEELKLTTTALMVTLLLVQVVAIAGALIFSRLANRIGAKRSVMFALVLWSGVVTYGYFIHTATEFFILGMIVGIVLGGTQALSRSFYGAMIPEQASAEFYGFYSVFSKFSSIWGPLTFGVIEQITGSARLAIISLMIFFIVGLVLLRFVDETKAKADRDKFAF